From Gossypium raimondii isolate GPD5lz chromosome 11, ASM2569854v1, whole genome shotgun sequence:
aagggaaaaaacaAGGGTTTTACTAACTCAAGTCATTAATCGCAATTACACGCTGCCTTCACGTGGTTTTAATGAAAGATATCGCTTTCAAATTGCACGACAGTTTTCACGTGGTTTTAATGGAAAATATCGTCTTCAATTTGCTTTAAacgtataattttttttggtataatttatattagaatattttaaaatatttagtttttagatatcaataaaataatacatcatcaaattttaagggtatataaatattattttatattcaatcacatatAATATCatctctaatttaatttaactttaattaaaataattaaaattttagagaaaatgttGAAACTATATGCCAGAAAAAAATAacgaaaaatagataaaatttgaaaaacttaaatcaataattaaaatttaaaaatgataaaaaatcatatgCTCGAGTTgagaaaaaaaccctaaaatcaacaattaaaatctagaaaaacacttgtaaaaaaatcaaaatttgaaatattatagaaatttaaagaattaaaagttgactacataaaaataaaacgcgatttgaaagtaaagaaataaaagacgataaaattaaaaaaacctaaaatgatttaaaatttataaaatgaaaattttattcatatatgctGTTAACACTGTATCCTCTTGTTTTGTTGAATGTATATAGCACTTACTATCACTACATTGACTTATAAACTTcttgttttgcttttcttttcctatttaaaatttatatataaaataaatagtgtttaaatatattcaaatttatattttaaataataaataatattcatttcaatcacattaatattcaatcaatttatgcttttacttttgttcttcacaaattaataatatatataatttcttacACTTTTTCATGAATTAAGTTGGATCACAACCTGGTTTCAAGACATTAATTAGATACGCACAAGATACGCGTAAGGCTCAAACATATTAAAGTTatcttttatattaaatatttttctattatttaatgcGAATTTGAGTAATTGCAatgcccctaaaatttttgttttgaattattaaaagaaaaaggtaaagtGATCTCAATTCATTCTAAAATCAcattattaattgtattttaatgCTATACTtataatcaatttcatattatgttgctcaacattttcaacttttttatcTAACATTTATGTCAAATAcagaatgaaatgaaaataaatatataattttcttttgaaagaatatataatctttcaaatatatatataaaaaaacctttcaaatggtaaaagtatcatggagtcCCTTGTACTAGGAGTGAGATTTCATTTTGCACCCTCTACTTAAAATTGGCAAATCAGTCCCTAtacgttagattaaagagcaaatcgGGCCTTCTGttaacaaatttatccatttttacaGTTAAAAATTGATCCCTATACATCAGCATGAGATATATGTGGCATAAGGGTATGGTTGTTTCATCAACTATGGCagtttttaacataaaaatagataattttttaacgtgaaatgaccaatttgctataattttaacataaaaatatataattttttaacatgagGTATATGAGGTACAAGGGAATTCACATCATCTATACTGATATTATTATCACATTGATTATTCCATCCGAGGACATTCCCAAAAAAATTGTCTACCATATTTGTTATAATAAACGTTGATAATGACGGTAGAACGATTGCAAAGCAATAAGAACGATCGGCCTTTCACCCCACAAATCTTCTTATTTTGccactatatttatttttttaataaatgacaGGATTCTAATcacacaatttcaaacaacatCATTTCGGcataaagttttattaataCAATAGAAAACATAGTCAACACCTAAACAACTCAAACTAAACTTGAAGCACTCAAACGTAGGAAAAGGTTGCCAAGCagaacattattttttttacatatgaGGTGACAACCCGATAATAAGAGACTAAATTTCACACGGATACCACTTTTCGAAAGTGATTTTGGGTTTATTCAAACTTTTAAATCCCTGAATCAAATTGAGATTGGATCAATCAACAGGGCAGTGATGCTAGTTTTTGCTGAATCACCAACACGCGTATAAGCATCTTCATCCTTGTAAAGTAGATCTATAACCCTAGTAAGGTTGAGAATTCGATTAAGAGCCGATGTCGGCACCACCGTTGGTTTCAAGAACGCTTCGTTCATATCCTTCCAAGCATTGTTTATTCGCTTGTAGAACTCATCGTATGCCTCTTGTGCTGATACCCCATATTGTTTCGTGTAACACTCCACAGCCGAAGGAACATGTTCTCTCTCTTGCTCAAACTGcaataaatataagttttaaataaatgttttaaaaaaatcgaatcGAAATCAACCCGAACACtacaatgatgaaaataaatgatatacCTGATGGCTAACAACATCATCCATCAGCCTACAAATAATTGTTGAAGCTCGAAGAATCTTTGGTGTATTAAATGCCCAAGTGAATGTCTCCTTCGTTATGCTATCCTCCATGCCGACAAAGGATACAATTGTAAGCATTGGATAACAAGTAGAAACAAATGCAACAGACAAATACTCCTCCACCGTTGGCATATAATGTTCATGCAGCCATTTGGCCTCAACAAAGTAGGCTTGACATACTTGTTTCATCTATtgacaaacaaacaaataaagaagTTAGCAAACaccaattaatttagtttattgaAGTTACAAATTAAGAATGTTTGATCATATATACCGCTTCTTTTGCGAGTTGGACACGATATGATTTTCCTTGTCCGGACATCAAGTCTTccatatctttaaaaatttttaagagCTCACTATAGCACAATTTCATGCAGTCTGGAAGTTGATCAGGGCAATTGATATCCCACCTACAATATGtcatcaattcaaatggctaTCTCTCTataattcaatcaaaaaattttaCCTTTGTCTGTTTAATTACCTTTGGATtgcttttgtaaatatttcaagTTCTTCATATGTGGCATATGCATCATAAGTATCATCCACAATTGATGTCAACGATATTACTTTGGTCATGAAAGTTCTAGCAACAGAGTAATGAGGTTCAAAGTATACTCCCAATATCCATAAGTAACATTCCACCAATCTGTCTCGTATAAAGGAAAATTGGTTTCAACATCTAAACCTTTCCACCAcctaaaataagaataaatatatattatttataaaccTGTGTATAAAAGGTTCTTATTTGGATGAAAACCTTGTGGCACTATAGATTACCTGTATATCTCACTTATTTCCTTCATGTGCAAATGTTGTACCATTTTGAAATCTAACTTtgcaaatttcattaaatttttgtcTTGGGTACCATATCCTTCATATATGGAAATGTAACTCCAAGCAACCAACCTTGGTAAGCTCTTAAGAAGGGGTCGCTTTAGAGCATTAGCAATCTGTGTGGAGAGAGGATAGTCCCCCGTAGTTTCTGCCAACTTTAGATGAAAAGTGGTGAAAGAAAGAGCTTCTTCTAATAGATTTTCCTCGTGTAGTTGAAAATGTGCAGCTTCATACAATTCTAGCATGCCTTTCACATCACTAATTAAGGATTCTTTGAACTTTCCTTTCTCATTTTTGAACTTGTTGAAGGTCTCTGCTCAATCCAAtcaaatttgaaacattactttCCTAAATGAAGTCATCAAAACTGAGAAAAACATAAAAGCAAGTATTCcaactttaaatttattggaTTTCACCTCTTAAATATAGTTGCATGTATGAactttttatgattatatatataataaattaaagcaTACCGCACTGAACATTGAAGCCATGCTCTCTTAGCAAACGAAATCGAACAGCAGTAGTGTAGagatcttcatcatcatcaatctGAATATGATTGCAGTAATGATCATATATAACTTCTAAGGCATCTTCTATCTCTTTCTCAAAATGGTAAGCTACACCTAAGCGTTTGACTGCATCAATTATGTGTAATTTTTGGGATGGTTTGTCCATATTTGTCACCAACATTCTCCTCACTTTCTGCTTCAATTCTTCATACTCTTGTTGAGTTCTGGCATCCATATCCTATTTAAGTGTGaaaagttttcaattaaatttaaagtatacATTTTCATGCGTCCATCATATTAGAATGAGAATAGAGATGAGAGAGTTGCAAAATTCAACTCTAACCTTTGTGAGTGTTTTATTTCTCAATGTCACCCACAATATTGCAATGACTAACAGTCAACAATTTTGCTACCCATTTCaggttaattttataaaaacaaattatactttttaaaaacaaattatatatatatatattaaaaagaactaaTCAAGAGCTTCCACTAAACCTTAACCGAAACAACCCCGGCACTAGCTAAACCTAACATGTCCCAGATTTACCACCATCACTAAAACTCAGTATTAATTAGATTTATTCACGGGTTGAGTTACTCGATCAAGTCTTAAGGCCCATCCAAAAATTGAGagagtttggataaaaaaattagatccgtttaaaatatgggtcgaGCTCGGACCTTAAATGTTCAAGCCCGAGCCCAACTCGGCCATGCCcttttttaaagtttgtaatatgttatgtcatttttatatattatgtaagttataacacataaaattaaatctatagtaatatatattactactatagtataaacattaaaaaatgttaagataactatatctaaaattttaataaataaaatatttaaatattaaatattaaatattaaattaaaataaatatatttttaaatagaagcAAGTTTAAAATGGGCTTGAATTtgtcatttacaaatataagcGGGTTTGAACAAAATTATAAGCCCATAATTTGGGCCAAGCTTAGGCAACCATGTTTAGGCCTGACCGGAATCCAACTCAGCCCGGTCCGGCCCATAAACACCTCTACTCAATACCAAATGGAGCCTccactttcatatttttttaaaagcaagataaataaatatttttaaaattgttgataaactttttaagaatttatcttttcttaattttaatagttttaattttttaaaaatttatatatttttataatttttgaatttttaagtttaaaaaaattaatgtcaaATCATCGATGTCATATCATGCCACATTAGTAGAGTTATCAACTTACGTtggataaaatatttgattattagCTTACTAACGGTTTCCATTActtttggacttaattgaaaatttttgcaaCAATGAGGGTTAATATgaggaaaaaaaagttaaggGCTAAAGTGAAGAAATCCTCAAAGGTTAGAGGCAAATCTAACAATTCTGCTAATTATAGTAGacataagataaaaaaaaatcataatggGTTAACGTGAAAAGACTAATTCAAGTAAAATAGATGGAGTTTTTTATAAATAGTGAAATGAATAGAATTATTGACGTGGAGAGATTATAATTCAAGCAACCAAATAGGGACACATCATCACTTAACAGTGGAAACAAACagaatttttaacatataataattgatttacctattttttagtagaaaatCCAACTCGtaacatataaattttcatgATAGTTTTACCTTATATCACTAAGAAATAAATAGAGAGACCAAGTCCTAGTAAGGTAGATATATGTCTAGTCTCATACAAAGAGGTTTTCACACGTAGAAACATACCATTCCAGGAGGAGTAGAGAGGAAAATATCCCCCCAAAAGCTAGGAACAAAATCGGCCAAATGGCGATTTTCCTTGGACATTGATGGGACAAGGTTTGCAGACATTTTAGAAGACATCTTGGTCTGAGTTTTGTATGATCCAAATGCATTTATGAGTTGCTATTTATAGACATCGTCACTGATTAATCGATAATGGCATGGTTTTCAGgaaacttaaattaatatatagtagATCCTTGGGTCGATTTGATTGATATCTTTGTTGGCGTTTAGtgttaaaataatgtaattaaaattttgtattagcACAAATAATTTGATCTACTATTGTTTaagaaattattgttttttaaaccAGTCCATCCGTCAagaatttttatcttatttttaaagttgCAGCCGGATTGATCCGTAAACTATGGCTGTATGATTCTTTAAATGTGTGagtttaaatttctattttatcaaaaaaattgtttttaatcaCTGTACCGTCACACCAATACTAATTtccaccttttttttctttttaaactttttaatatgttattctagatcttatttttcatcaacttcgttttatttttccattatttttaatctttgtaCCACTGACAGATTAATTGTatctatattaaataaatatttaagtttaatttaaaatataataacttaattaaataaaataattgaaacgataataatataaagaaatttcaaaaatcatgtatttaaattagttattaagagaaaaaaagtaCAATAAGAGATCAAAACCTGATTATTAAACTAACATCAAAATcacaattttcattaaaaattgaaaaattttctattttgaaataaaatatcttgaaattcaaatg
This genomic window contains:
- the LOC105761210 gene encoding LOW QUALITY PROTEIN: (+)-delta-cadinene synthase isozyme A (The sequence of the model RefSeq protein was modified relative to this genomic sequence to represent the inferred CDS: inserted 1 base in 1 codon), whose product is MSSKMSANLVPSMSKENRHLADFVPSFWGDIFLSTPPGMDMDARTQQEYEELKQKVRRMLVTNMDKPSQKLHIIDAVKRLGVAYHFEKEIEDALEVIYDHYCNHIQIDDDEDLYTTAVRFRLLREHGFNVQCETFNKFKNEKGKFKESLISDVKGMLELYEAAHFQLHEENLLEEALSFTTFHLKLAETTGDYPLSTQIANALKRPLLKSLPRLVAWSYISIYEGYGTQDKNLMKFAKLDFKMVQHLHMKEISEIYRWWKGLDVETNFPXIRDRLVECYLWILGVYFEPHYSVARTFMTKVISLTSIVDDTYDAYATYEELEIFTKAIQRWDINCPDQLPDCMKLCYSELLKIFKDMEDLMSGQGKSYRVQLAKEAMKQVCQAYFVEAKWLHEHYMPTVEEYLSVAFVSTCYPMLTIVSFVGMEDSITKETFTWAFNTPKILRASTIICRLMDDVVSHQFEQEREHVPSAVECYTKQYGVSAQEAYDEFYKRINNAWKDMNEAFLKPTVVPTSALNRILNLTRVIDLLYKDEDAYTRVGDSAKTSITALLIDPISI